In a single window of the Phaeobacter sp. G2 genome:
- a CDS encoding HAD-IA family hydrolase gives MRTVIFDLDGTLADTSGDLLAAANACFRHMGLGDILTQPGDAATALRGGKMMLTAGMKRAGIYDPQKVEDYYPVLLEAYRDAIDHHSYLYPGAMEAVEALKQAGYGVGICTNKPEALAEQLMRALGVRQAFASLVGADTLAVRKPDPEPLFEAARRAGGDPARTILIGDSDTDRNTSANAGVPSVLVTFGPAGGDMAALNPEALLDRYEDLPEVVARLIG, from the coding sequence ATGCGTACAGTTATCTTTGATCTTGATGGGACCTTAGCGGATACATCCGGGGATCTTTTGGCGGCGGCCAATGCCTGTTTTCGCCATATGGGGCTGGGTGATATCCTGACCCAGCCTGGGGATGCGGCCACGGCGCTGCGCGGCGGCAAGATGATGCTGACGGCGGGGATGAAGCGGGCCGGTATCTACGATCCCCAAAAGGTCGAGGACTACTACCCGGTGCTGCTGGAGGCCTACCGCGACGCGATTGACCACCACAGCTACCTTTATCCCGGCGCCATGGAGGCGGTTGAAGCCCTGAAACAGGCGGGCTACGGCGTGGGCATCTGCACCAATAAACCCGAAGCCCTGGCCGAGCAGCTGATGCGCGCGCTGGGGGTGCGGCAGGCCTTTGCCTCACTGGTGGGGGCGGATACGCTGGCGGTGCGAAAGCCCGACCCCGAACCGCTGTTTGAGGCCGCGCGCCGGGCAGGGGGCGATCCGGCCCGCACCATTTTGATTGGCGACAGTGACACCGACCGCAACACCTCGGCCAATGCGGGGGTGCCGTCGGTGCTGGTTACCTTTGGTCCTGCCGGCGGTGATATGGCGGCGCTGAACCCCGAGGCGCTGCTAGACCGCTATGAGGATCTGCCGGAGGTGGTCGCCCGCTTGATCGGCTGA
- a CDS encoding PhzF family phenazine biosynthesis protein gives MPMDVQRIAAFSTGPEGGNPAGVVLLQEDLTTKDMARIAAEVGYSETAFAVAKDDTGNAWRVRYFSPESEVPFCGHATIALGAALGQHHGAGTYALELNNSAITVDATPADDAMDSAMMATLSSPPTKSSAIQPQELEDAMALFGLTSDDLDPRLAPARIHGGADHILLPLKNRATLAAMSYDLDAGRQVMRQHELVTIMLAYIETDQTFVVRNAFASGGVLEDPATGAAAAAFAGYLRDAGWPHGGALTIRQGEDMGSPSLIHVALDDTTGASVRVSGSARAIG, from the coding sequence ATACCCATGGACGTGCAACGCATTGCAGCATTCAGCACAGGCCCCGAGGGCGGCAACCCCGCCGGCGTGGTTTTGCTACAGGAAGATCTGACAACAAAAGATATGGCGCGCATCGCGGCAGAGGTCGGCTATTCGGAGACCGCCTTTGCGGTGGCCAAGGATGACACCGGGAACGCCTGGCGGGTCCGCTACTTTTCACCCGAATCCGAAGTTCCCTTTTGCGGCCACGCGACAATTGCCCTGGGCGCAGCCCTTGGCCAGCATCACGGCGCCGGAACCTACGCGTTAGAGCTCAACAACAGTGCAATTACGGTGGATGCAACCCCCGCCGACGACGCTATGGACAGTGCAATGATGGCGACGCTGTCTTCGCCCCCGACCAAAAGCAGCGCAATCCAGCCGCAGGAGCTTGAGGATGCGATGGCGCTGTTTGGCCTCACAAGCGACGATCTTGACCCGCGCCTGGCCCCAGCGCGTATCCATGGTGGAGCAGATCACATCCTGCTGCCTCTCAAGAACCGCGCCACCCTCGCCGCGATGAGCTATGATCTGGATGCGGGGCGCCAGGTCATGCGCCAACATGAGCTGGTGACGATCATGCTGGCCTATATCGAAACGGATCAGACCTTTGTGGTGCGCAATGCCTTTGCTTCGGGGGGCGTTCTGGAAGACCCCGCCACTGGCGCCGCAGCCGCAGCCTTTGCCGGGTATCTGCGGGACGCGGGCTGGCCACATGGTGGCGCGCTGACCATTCGCCAGGGCGAGGACATGGGCAGCCCTTCCCTTATCCATGTGGCACTGGATGACACCACTGGTGCATCAGTTCGGGTCTCCGGGAGTGCCCGGGCAATCGGGTAA
- a CDS encoding Lrp/AsnC family transcriptional regulator, with protein sequence MSKLLDQTDCAIIEILDGDGRASLSDIGKQVGLSGPAVGERLRRLKDTGYILGFGTRLDLRELGYTIQAQVRIKPRSGQLHMVERMIQEQPRFMSCDRVTGDDCYVARLALADVAELDDILLPFHDRAETHTSIVKSSIFETRLPPLSVKP encoded by the coding sequence ATGTCGAAATTACTGGATCAAACTGACTGCGCCATTATCGAGATTCTCGATGGTGATGGCCGTGCCAGCCTATCAGATATTGGTAAGCAGGTAGGGCTGTCTGGTCCCGCAGTGGGTGAACGGCTGCGGCGGCTCAAAGATACCGGTTATATTCTCGGCTTTGGCACCCGACTGGATCTTCGGGAGCTGGGCTATACCATTCAGGCCCAGGTTAGGATCAAGCCACGCAGTGGCCAGCTTCATATGGTGGAGCGCATGATCCAGGAGCAGCCGCGGTTCATGTCCTGTGACCGTGTCACTGGCGATGATTGTTATGTCGCCCGTCTGGCCCTGGCGGATGTGGCCGAATTGGATGACATTCTACTGCCGTTCCACGACCGGGCCGAGACCCATACCTCTATTGTGAAATCCTCAATCTTTGAGACCAGGCTGCCGCCGCTGTCCGTAAAACCCTGA
- a CDS encoding isovaleryl-CoA dehydrogenase has protein sequence MFNASMQFDLGDEVNALRDMVHRWAQDRVKPMAQEIDQKNEFPPELWTEMGELGMLGITVPEEFGGAGMSYLAHTVAVEEVARASASVSLSYGAHSNLCVNQIKLNATDEQKKKYLPGLVSGQHVGALAMSEAGAGSDVVSMSLRAEKRNDHYRLNGNKYWITNGPDADTLVVYAKTDPDAGSKGITAFIIEKDFKGFSTSPHFDKLGMRGSNTAELIFEDCEVPFENVLGEEGRGVKVLMSGLDYERVVLAGIGTGIMAACMDEMMPYLAERKQFGQPIGNFQLMQGKIADMYTAMNSARAYIYEVAKACDKGTVTRQDAAACCLYASEQAMVQAHQAVQALGGAGYLSDNPVGRIFRDAKLMEIGAGTSEIRRMLIGRELMGTM, from the coding sequence ATGTTCAATGCAAGCATGCAATTCGATCTTGGGGATGAGGTAAATGCACTGCGTGACATGGTGCATCGCTGGGCGCAGGACCGTGTCAAACCGATGGCGCAGGAAATCGACCAGAAGAACGAATTCCCCCCGGAACTGTGGACGGAAATGGGGGAGCTTGGCATGCTGGGCATCACCGTACCGGAAGAGTTCGGCGGCGCGGGCATGTCCTATCTGGCCCATACGGTTGCGGTGGAAGAAGTGGCTCGGGCCAGTGCTTCTGTGTCGCTGTCCTACGGGGCGCATTCCAATCTCTGTGTCAATCAGATCAAGCTGAACGCCACGGATGAGCAGAAAAAGAAATACCTGCCGGGCCTGGTTTCCGGTCAGCATGTTGGGGCGCTGGCGATGTCCGAAGCGGGCGCCGGTTCGGATGTGGTGTCGATGTCGCTGCGGGCGGAAAAGCGCAATGATCACTACCGGTTGAACGGTAACAAGTACTGGATCACCAACGGTCCTGACGCCGACACGCTGGTGGTCTATGCCAAAACCGACCCGGATGCGGGCTCCAAGGGGATTACCGCCTTTATCATCGAGAAGGATTTCAAAGGCTTTTCCACCTCGCCGCATTTCGACAAGCTGGGCATGCGTGGGTCCAACACCGCCGAGCTGATCTTTGAAGACTGTGAAGTGCCCTTTGAAAACGTGCTGGGCGAAGAGGGCCGGGGCGTCAAGGTTCTGATGTCTGGTCTGGACTATGAACGTGTGGTTCTGGCGGGCATCGGCACCGGTATCATGGCCGCCTGTATGGATGAAATGATGCCCTACCTGGCAGAACGCAAACAGTTTGGTCAGCCCATTGGGAACTTCCAGCTGATGCAGGGCAAGATCGCCGATATGTATACGGCGATGAATTCGGCCCGTGCCTATATCTACGAGGTGGCCAAGGCCTGCGACAAGGGCACCGTGACCCGGCAGGATGCGGCGGCGTGCTGCCTCTATGCCTCCGAGCAGGCGATGGTGCAGGCGCATCAGGCGGTACAGGCGCTGGGCGGGGCGGGCTATCTGTCCGACAATCCAGTGGGCCGGATCTTCCGTGATGCCAAGCTGATGGAAATTGGGGCGGGCACCTCTGAAATCCGCCGCATGCTGATCGGTCGTGAGCTGATGGGCACCATGTAA
- a CDS encoding DegT/DnrJ/EryC1/StrS family aminotransferase, whose translation MSEKFTGSFTQQEALPEAAIEAALNVLRHGRLHRYNVTEAELGETALLEQEFAAQVGAKYCLAVASGGYALATALRAIGVKHGDRVLTNAFTLAPVPGSIAAVGATPVFVGVTEELTIDLEDLAAKADQASVLMLSHMRGHLCDMDRLMQICDAAGITVIEDCAHTMGAAWNGVASGRVGAVGCYSCQTYKHVNSGEGGLLITDDAEVAARAIMLSGSYMLYERHLAAPDPEVFERVKYETPNISGRMDNLRAAILRPQLADLDRQVERWNARYQTVEAGLRDTPGLTLVERPQAERYVGSSIQFLLLDWSADSIAEVISRCARRGVELKWFGGAEPVGFTSRYDSWRYAAAQSLPKSDRILAAILDMRVPLTFSLEDCAQIARIIRSEVGTVYQAG comes from the coding sequence ATGAGCGAGAAATTTACCGGCAGCTTCACCCAGCAAGAAGCACTTCCCGAGGCAGCCATCGAGGCCGCTTTGAATGTCCTGCGCCACGGGCGCCTGCACCGCTATAATGTCACTGAGGCAGAGCTGGGCGAAACAGCGTTGCTGGAGCAGGAGTTTGCCGCGCAGGTCGGGGCAAAATACTGTCTGGCTGTGGCCTCGGGGGGCTATGCCCTGGCCACGGCCCTGCGCGCGATTGGTGTAAAGCACGGCGATCGGGTGCTGACCAATGCCTTTACCCTGGCGCCGGTGCCGGGATCCATCGCGGCTGTGGGCGCCACGCCGGTCTTTGTTGGGGTGACGGAAGAGCTGACCATTGATCTGGAGGATCTGGCGGCCAAGGCGGATCAGGCTTCGGTGCTGATGCTGAGCCACATGCGCGGTCATCTGTGCGACATGGATCGCCTGATGCAGATCTGCGACGCCGCTGGCATCACCGTCATCGAGGATTGCGCCCATACCATGGGGGCGGCCTGGAACGGCGTCGCCTCAGGGCGGGTGGGGGCCGTGGGCTGTTATTCCTGCCAAACCTATAAGCATGTGAATTCCGGTGAAGGTGGCCTGTTGATCACCGACGATGCAGAGGTCGCGGCCCGCGCCATCATGCTCTCGGGCTCTTATATGCTTTATGAGCGCCATCTGGCGGCGCCCGATCCTGAGGTCTTTGAGCGGGTGAAGTATGAGACCCCGAATATTTCCGGCCGCATGGACAATCTGCGCGCGGCAATCCTGCGGCCGCAACTGGCCGATCTGGATCGTCAGGTGGAGCGTTGGAATGCTCGCTACCAGACCGTCGAGGCGGGGCTGCGCGACACGCCCGGCCTGACGCTGGTGGAGCGCCCGCAGGCAGAGCGCTATGTCGGCTCTTCCATTCAGTTTCTGTTGCTGGACTGGAGCGCAGACAGCATCGCCGAAGTGATCAGCCGCTGTGCGCGGCGCGGAGTTGAGCTCAAATGGTTTGGCGGCGCCGAGCCTGTGGGCTTTACCTCGCGCTATGACAGCTGGCGCTACGCGGCGGCACAAAGCCTACCCAAAAGTGACCGCATTCTGGCGGCAATCCTGGATATGCGGGTGCCGCTGACCTTTAGCTTAGAAGACTGCGCACAGATTGCGCGGATCATTCGCTCTGAGGTGGGGACGGTCTATCAGGCGGGGTAA
- the glmU gene encoding bifunctional UDP-N-acetylglucosamine diphosphorylase/glucosamine-1-phosphate N-acetyltransferase GlmU has product MSTALVVLAAGKGTRMNSDIPKVLHPIAQGSMLEHALAAGRALDPERVIVVAGHEAEAVRAAVAEIDENAEVVLQEEQLGTAHAVDQARAALTGFSGDVVVLYGDTPFVSAETLERMVAARAQADLVVLGFHAADPARYGRLLMQGDSLERIVEFKDASEAERAVDFCNSGLMACDADLMFDLLAKIGNENASGEYYLTDLVELARAQERSVTAIACDESETLGVNSRADLAAADAVFQTKARAELLDLGVTLMAPETVYLAFDTVIGRDTVIEPNVVFGPGVTVESGAVIRAFSHLEGCHVSRGAKVGPYARLRPGAELAENTHIGNFVEIKNAEIAEGAKVNHLSYIGDATVGKESNIGAGTITCNYDGVMKHRTKIGARSFIGSNTLLVAPVTLGTETMTGSGTVVTKDVEDGALALSRTRQENKPGYAYKLMDMLRAKKARLTKGSE; this is encoded by the coding sequence ATGAGCACTGCCCTTGTCGTCCTTGCCGCAGGCAAAGGCACCCGAATGAATTCTGATATCCCCAAGGTTTTGCACCCCATTGCCCAGGGCTCGATGCTGGAGCACGCTCTGGCCGCTGGTCGCGCCCTGGATCCTGAGCGGGTGATTGTCGTCGCCGGGCACGAGGCCGAGGCGGTCCGTGCCGCCGTAGCCGAGATTGACGAGAATGCCGAAGTTGTGTTGCAGGAAGAGCAGCTTGGCACCGCCCATGCGGTGGATCAGGCCCGCGCCGCGCTGACAGGCTTTAGCGGCGATGTTGTGGTGCTTTATGGCGACACGCCCTTTGTCAGCGCCGAAACACTGGAACGCATGGTCGCTGCGCGGGCGCAGGCGGATCTGGTGGTGCTGGGCTTTCACGCCGCAGACCCGGCGCGCTATGGCCGCCTGCTGATGCAGGGCGACAGCCTGGAACGCATTGTCGAGTTCAAAGACGCGTCAGAAGCAGAACGCGCCGTGGATTTCTGCAACTCCGGCCTGATGGCCTGTGATGCGGATCTGATGTTTGATCTGCTGGCCAAGATTGGCAACGAAAACGCCTCCGGTGAATATTATCTCACCGATCTGGTGGAACTTGCTCGCGCCCAAGAGCGCTCGGTCACTGCCATTGCCTGCGATGAAAGCGAAACCCTGGGGGTGAACTCGCGCGCGGATCTGGCCGCTGCGGATGCGGTTTTCCAGACCAAAGCCCGGGCTGAATTGTTGGATCTGGGTGTCACCCTGATGGCGCCCGAGACGGTTTACCTGGCCTTTGACACGGTCATTGGCCGCGACACGGTGATCGAACCCAATGTAGTCTTTGGCCCCGGTGTCACCGTGGAAAGCGGCGCTGTCATTCGCGCCTTTTCCCACCTGGAAGGCTGCCATGTCAGCCGCGGCGCCAAGGTCGGTCCCTATGCCCGCCTGCGCCCCGGCGCGGAACTGGCCGAAAACACCCACATCGGCAATTTTGTCGAAATCAAAAACGCCGAAATCGCCGAAGGTGCCAAGGTCAACCATCTGAGCTATATCGGCGATGCCACGGTGGGTAAGGAAAGCAATATTGGCGCTGGCACCATCACCTGCAACTACGACGGGGTGATGAAACACCGCACCAAAATTGGTGCCCGCAGCTTTATCGGCTCCAACACATTGCTGGTGGCCCCCGTCACCCTGGGCACTGAAACCATGACCGGTTCTGGCACGGTGGTGACCAAAGACGTCGAAGATGGCGCGCTGGCGCTCTCACGCACCCGGCAAGAGAATAAGCCCGGCTACGCCTATAAACTGATGGACATGCTGCGCGCCAAAAAGGCCCGGCTGACAAAAGGATCTGAGTAG
- a CDS encoding outer membrane beta-barrel protein translates to MKRSASILALATACTVLAVPAFAQSQGDWTFGVGVINVNPKSDNGTLAGAPATMTDDTQISLTAEYFIRDNLGIELLAATPFEHDINIGGAFAGTSKQLPPTLSINYHFPTKGNIKPFIGAGINYTTFFEEQSALGVLELKDSWGFALQAGADWQISDNGALRLNVRYMDIDSDAFLNGASIGKAEIDPVTIGVSYVHRF, encoded by the coding sequence ATGAAACGCTCTGCTTCCATCCTGGCCTTGGCAACAGCCTGCACTGTTCTGGCTGTACCGGCCTTTGCGCAATCGCAAGGTGATTGGACCTTTGGTGTTGGTGTCATCAACGTCAACCCCAAGTCCGACAACGGCACATTGGCTGGTGCCCCAGCGACAATGACCGACGACACGCAGATCTCTTTGACTGCAGAGTATTTCATCCGCGACAACCTCGGTATCGAATTGCTGGCGGCAACTCCGTTTGAGCACGACATCAACATCGGCGGCGCCTTTGCCGGCACCTCCAAGCAGCTGCCGCCCACCCTGTCGATCAACTACCACTTCCCCACCAAGGGCAACATCAAACCCTTCATCGGTGCTGGCATCAACTACACCACCTTCTTTGAAGAGCAGTCCGCTCTTGGTGTTCTGGAGCTCAAGGACAGCTGGGGGTTTGCACTGCAGGCTGGTGCCGACTGGCAGATCTCTGACAATGGCGCTCTGCGCCTGAACGTCCGCTATATGGACATCGACTCCGATGCATTCCTGAACGGTGCCTCGATCGGCAAAGCCGAAATCGATCCGGTCACCATTGGTGTCAGCTACGTTCACAGGTTCTGA